The proteins below are encoded in one region of Pongo pygmaeus isolate AG05252 chromosome 20, NHGRI_mPonPyg2-v2.0_pri, whole genome shotgun sequence:
- the ZNF574 gene encoding zinc finger protein 574, with translation MTEESEETVLYIEHRYVCSECNQLYGSLEEVLMHQNSHVPQQHFELVGVADPGVTVATDTASGTGLYQTLVQESQYQCLECGQLLMSPSQLLEHQELHLKMMAPQEAVPAEPPPKAPPLSSSTIHYECVDCKALFASQELWLNHRQTHLRATPTKAPAPVVLGSPVVLGPPVGQARVAVEHSYRKAEEGGEGATVPSAAATTTEVVTEVELLLYKCSECSQLFQLPADFLEHQATHFPAPVPESQEPALQQEVQASSPAEVPVSQPDPLPASDHSYELRNGEAIGRDRRGRRARRNNSGEAGGAATQELFCSACDQLFLSPHQLQQHLRSHREGVFKCPLCSRVFPSPSSLDQHLGDHSSESHFLCVDCGLAFGTEALLLAHRRAHTPNPLHSCPCGKTFVNLTKFLYHRRTHGVGGVPLPTTPVPPEEPVIGFPEPAPAETGEPEAPEPPVSEETSAGPAAPGTYRCLLCSREFGKALQLTRHQRFVHRLERRHKCSICGKMFKKKSHVRNHLRTHTGERPFPCPDCSKPFNSPANLARHRLTHTGERPYRCGDCGKAFTQSSTLRQHRLVHAQHFPYRCQECGVRFHRPYRLLMHRYHHTGEYPYKCRECPRSFLLRRLLEVHQLVVHAGRQPHRCPSCGAAFPSSLRLREHRCAAAAAQAPRRFECGTCGKKVGSAARLQAHEAAHAAAGPGEVLAKEPPAPRAPRATRAPVASPAALGGTATASPAPARRRGLECSECKKLFSTETSLQVHRRIHTGERPYPCPDCGKAFRQSTHLKDHRRLHTGERPFACEVCGKAFAISMRLAEHRRIHTGERPYSCPDCGKSYRSFSNLWKHRKTHQQQHQAAVRQQLAEAEAAVGLAVMETAVEALPLVEAIEIYPLAEAEGVQISG, from the coding sequence ATGACTGAGGAATCGGAGGAGACAGTCCTGTACATTGAGCACCGCTATGTCTGCTCTGAGTGCAACCAGCTGTATGGATCCCTGGAAGAGGTGCTCATGCACCAAAACTCCCACGTGCCCCAGCAACACTTTGAGCTGGTGGGCGTGGCTGACCCCGGAGTCACTGTGGCCACAGACACAGCTTCAGGCACGGGCCTCTATCAGACCCTTGTGCAGGAGAGCCAGTACCAGTGCCTGGAGTGCGGTCAACTGCTGATGTCACCCAGCCAGCTCCTGGAGCACCAGGAGCTGCACCTGAAGATGATGGCACCCCAGGAGGCAGTGCCAGCTGAGCCACCACCTAAGGCACCACCCCTGAGCTCCAGCACCATCCACTACGAGTGTGTGGATTGCAAGGCTCTCTTTGCCAGCCAGGAGCTCTGGCTGAACCACCGGCAGACGCACCTCCGGGCCACACCCACCAAGGCTCCTGCTCCTGTTGTCCTGGGGTCCCCAGTTGTTCTAGGGCCTCCCGTGGGCCAGGCCCGAGTGGCTGTGGAGCACTCATACCGAAAGGCAGAAGAGGGTGGGGAAGGGGCGACTGTCCCATCTGCCGCTGCCACCACCACTGAGGTAGTGACTGAGGTGGAGCTGCTCCTCTACAAGTGCTCTGAGTGCTCCCAGCTCTTCCAGCTGCCGGCGGATTTCCTGGAGCATCAGGCTACTCACTTCCCTGCTCCTGTCCCCGAGTCTCAGGAGCCTGCCTTACAGCAGGAGGTGCAGGCCTCGTCACCTGCAGAGGTGCCTGTGTCTCAGCCTGACCCCTTGCCAGCTTCTGACCACAGTTATGAGCTGCGCAATGGTGAAGCCATTGGGCGGGATCGCCGGGGGCGCAGGGCCCGGAGGAACAACAGTGGAGAAGCAGGCGGGGCAGCCACACAGGAGCTCTTCTGCTCAGCCTGTGACCAGCTCTTTCTCTCACCCCACCAGCTACAGCAGCACCTACGGAGTCACCGGGAGGGCGTCTTTAAGTGCCCCCTGTGCAGTCGTGTCTTCCCCAGCCCTTCCAGTCTGGACCAGCACCTTGGAGACCACAGCAGCGAGTCACATTTCCTGTGTGTAGACTGTGGCCTGGCCTTCGGCACAGAGGCCCTCCTCCTGGCCCACCGGCGAGCCCACACCCCGAATCCTCTGCATTCATGTCCATGTGGAAAGACCTTTGTCAACCTTACCAAGTTCCTTTATCACCGGCGTACTCATGGGGTAGGGGGTGTCCCTCTGCCCACAACACCAGTCCCACCAGAGGAACCTGTCATTGGTTTCCCTGAGCCAGCCCCAGCAGAGACTGGAGAGCCAGAGGCCCCTGAGCCCCCTGTGTCTGAGGAGACTTCAGCAGGGCCCGCTGCCCCAGGCACCTACCGCTGCCTCCTATGCAGCCGTGAATTTGGAAAGGCCTTGCAGCTGACCCGGCACCAACGTTTTGTGCACCGGCTGGAGCGGCGCCATAAATGCAGCATTTGTGGCAAGATGTTCAAGAAGAAGTCCCACGTGCGTAACCACCTGCGCACGCACACAGGGGAGCGGCCCTTCCCCTGCCCTGACTGCTCCAAGCCCTTCAACTCACCTGCCAACCTGGCCCGCCACCGGCTCACACACACAGGAGAGCGGCCCTACCGGTGTGGGGACTGTGGCAAAGCTTTCACGCAAAGCTCCACGCTGAGGCAGCACCGGTTGGTGCATGCCCAGCACTTCCCCTACCGCTGCCAGGAATGTGGGGTGCGTTTTCACCGTCCTTACCGCCTGCTAATGCACCGCTACCATCACACAGGTGAATACCCCTACAAGTGTCGCGAGTGCCCCCGCTCCTTCTTGCTGCGCCGGCTGCTGGAGGTGCACCAGCTCGTGGTCCATGCCGGGCGCCAGCCCCACCGCTGCCCATCCTGTGGGGCTGCCTTCCCCTCCTCACTGCGGCTCCGGGAGCACCGCTGTGCAGCCGCTGCTGCCCAGGCCCCACGGCGCTTTGAGTGTGGCACCTGTGGCAAGAAAGTGGGCTCAGCTGCTCGACTGCAGGCACACGAGGCGGCCCATGCAgctgctgggcctggagaggtCCTGGCTAAGGAGCCCCCTGCCCCTCGAGCCCCACGGGCCACTCGTGCACCAGTTGCCTCTCCAGCAGCCCTTGGAGGCACTGCTACAGCAtcccctgcccctgcccgccGCCGGGGTCTAGAGTGCAGCGAGTGCAAGAAGCTGTTCAGCACAGAGACGTCACTGCAGGTGCACCGGCGCATCCACACAGGTGAGCGGCCGTACCCATGTCCAGACTGTGGCAAAGCTTTCCGTCAGAGTACCCACCTGAAAGACCACCGGCGCCTGCACACAGGTGAGCGGCCCTTTGCCTGTGAAGTGTGTGGCAAGGCCTTTGCCATCTCCATGCGCCTGGCAGAACATCGCCGCATCCACACAGGCGAACGACCCTACTCCTGCCCTGACTGTGGCAAGAGCTACCGCTCCTTCTCCAATCTCTGGAAGCACCGCAAGACccatcagcagcagcatcaggCAGCTGTGCGGCAGCAGCTGGCAGAGGCGGAGGCTGCCGTTGGCCTGGCCGTGATGGAGACTGCTGTGGAGGCACTACCCCTGGTGGAAGCTATTGAGATCTACCCTCTGGCCGAGGCTGAGGGGGTCCAGATCAGTGGCTGA